The DNA sequence GACAAGAGGCCCAACACAGCCTCCGACTCTGTCTGATATCTGCTCGTTTCCCTCCGGAGTCCCCAAACTCGCTGCTATTTCCCCAGAAGAACCCAAACACCCtcctctccacagcagcagcatctctcaATCCAAACGCAAAGTGGAGCCGCACATTCTCAGCTGGAAATCACGCAGAACCCGCCGGAACATTTCGCCACTTATCTTTTCACTTTGAATTAGAGATGGGGCCGTGCAGTGTTTTCCAGGCAGCCGGAGCGGGGGAATACTTTCAGGGTCCCGTCAGGAAAAAGTCTGACCGTTATTAGCattaacaggagacattgcCCAGGTATTCAGAGTTCCAGACCCAAGTGGAAAAATGCTGTTAGCTGTGAACAGTTTTGATCCAACTGCACATGGCTTTTTGAAAGAAATGGGGAATAGCAGATGGTATGCACAGAGGTTGAAAAATAATGCAGGCACTTTAAACCTCCATTATGCTTTTGAGAATACCAATATATTCCAAAAGAGGCTGCCCTTGATTCCAAATGTATATTAAAGATATTCATACTAGAGATGCAGGATAAATATCAGGCCGATAAATTACTGTGATATTAGGGCATTTATATCATCGGCTATTTATTTCTATAGGTGAAATTTTAGCTGATAAATGGAGCTGAGAATATGAAGCCAAATTGCAGAATCATGAGAGTTTTAACACACAACGTAAATATAAGTATAATATACTTCAACTGGTACTGATACTGGAGTACATGTATTACTTGAAAATTGCTttcaatatttaaatattacGTGTATGAATGGCTTTCACATTTACCAAAGTAATTTTTTTACAcgattttttacttttacacgTTTGGGTACTTTTTTCAGCACTGCATACTGTATCACTCCTTTGAGTGTGTTTACTAATGGAAAACCCATCATATTCCCTTGTGGTAGTCGCAGTCTGACATGCACGTTATCATACTGTTTCATAGCGTGTCACTCAATTGTCCTCATCACATGCGCTCGTCTTTTCCCACTCACCCCCCCCAAAGCGACATAATGGGCCAGTCCAAAGTGACCCATATTTACCCAATAATACGAGGCTTTGAAAAGACCCAGATCGAGTTGCAGCTAATGCTCCAGTGGGGCCCGGAGAGTGAAAGATGTTACCGGCCGAAACGGCTTGGGTTTCAGGGCCCTGCGAACAAAAGGCAGTCCAGtcctcagagagaaagagagagagaggggatgggggggtgggggtggggggtgagtGCACGCAGTGAAACAGTAGCGTCAGAGGCGTTTGCAGCGTCTGTCTCAGAgggtagtgtgtgtgttgtatctgGTTTTATGATTGAAGGCAGTGTATAGGGCCCGCCTATTTTTGTAGGCAAGtgtgctgcacttttttttttttttttacacatttcatgCTGTTGCACGCCTTGGGTGTCGTCAGTCCACTCTTAATGCTTCAGCATCGTCAAGTACAGTCATGAGCAGAGAGTTTATCTTTCAGCTTCATGAACATCTACGGCCGGTcatgtgtatgtacatgtaGGCGACACAGGAGGATGCGGATACAGCCGCTGAGTTAATGGAGCAGAACTGAACTAACCTCGGGTGTTAGGGGTGAGCAAAGGGCAGACAGGGTTGGTTTAAGAGAAGAGGGTTTGTGATGATACCCAAAGGTGATTTCACTTCATACCCCCCCTCACTTCCCACTTCCCACCCCCACACCActcaccctcttcctccctctcccttcatgttctctttttgctctctctctctccttagGGGCAGGCAGGTATAAAGTTACACAGAGCTCTCAGCTTTCTTGGAAGGAATGACCACATGAGTAGCTTGGGGATTAGATTAGCAGGAAGAGCAGACTTAGCCAGGCTGTAAATAGCCCACTTTTTTCACCATTAAAAAGGCCCAGTACAATATAATCAATAGATAGCACTCATCTGATGCAGGAAGCCATATGAGAAGACCTCCCTCAAGTGCTCTGAAGGACAGGCTACAGCAGCTTGGGCCTAATGAAGTTATTATTAATCACTGGGCCTCCTGTTTTGAACTTGCGTGTTGTTTCTCTAGTGGGTGATGAGTGGTCTTTGTGTGCCGGATCTGATTGACATCTCTCATTGCTCTTCTTCTCACTTTCACTCTGCATTGTAAGACAAGACAAGGTCATCTTCTGTGACATCCCCGAGTGTTTGACTGTGTCGCATTCATGCTAGCaaacagtgtttcatttttgattttcagcaAAGGGTTTTATTGCTAGTGGACAAAAGCGCCTTTGCAGAATCataaaacaccaacacaatATCTGATCTATTCAGCGTGCAGTCTCaccaacaccttttttttctcactgttcatctctcattcacacacacacctcaactCTCTCCGAGCCTCCCCACAGGTGTTGGGTTACTCTGTAAAGCAGCTTGAATGGGCACAGAAATCACAGAAGGCTGTCTGTGCTCTTGATTTCCGTCTCACTTTGAAGTTTCCCCGGCTCACAGGAACAGGGGGCCACAAAGCCAGACTCGTGTGAGGGCTTTAGCCAGGACTATGattggtgggggggtggagggggcaTAGGGGGAGACAGTATTGACAGGCAAGGCTACGTGTTGTCTCAGTTGCTGCGGGACTTTGCTTTTTTAGCTTTGTAGTCAGAAAGCAGTACAGAACATGTGTTGTGGGGTTTCCCAAAGACCACTTTTTGATGGAGGAAAGGATTAAAGTGGGTGGGGACACAggttaacccccccccccccccatacacacacatcatgagTAGATGGGCATCTTTCACTGCGGGGACAAGATGTGGAGACTACATTAACAGCTCgactgtttttctgtctgtgcacgaatgtgaaaataaacactgacttTTGGCTTTGCTTAAGAACCTGAAAAGGAGCTTTGGCAGGATACATCTGTAAgcacttaaaaaataaaagacacccATAATACTTTAATAGAGCCGTGTTGGAGAGGCTTTTAGGCACAAGGTGCTCCAGTGTTAGCGTATGGGTATGTCTGTCTTCGCTGATCTCATCAAAGGGCCAAAGGGTCGCGGAGAGCCAGAAAAAATAACTTGGAGTGTGGATTTAATGAAGAATAAACTTACACTCAAGTTACACTCACAGGAACTACTTTTGAAACCAGCTCTCAGGGCCGCCAGTCAGTCAcattatttacaaaaacacCTCACTGCTGTTACTGACCAGggctctctctgtgtgttctcaggTATCTGAACCACGTGCGGGCTGCCATGCCTCAGGACACAGCTGGAGGATACACCTCAGCTTTGGCGTGTCATCGAGCAGTTCAAGACGCTCTCAGTGGGCTGTTCCTTCTCTAATGCTGAACACATCCACGGATCAAACTGCACAACAGCCACTGGGTAGAAATGTGACTAAAAGGACTgtaaaaaaacaccacagaaagGGCAGAAGCTGCGGTGGTAAATACTATTCTGACTGTTTTTTGGtcaagatgtattttttttatcttttgtgttcatttattttctatttaaataaATGGAAGTAAAAACTGAGAATCTATCATTTTGTAGATGTATTTAGAAGTAAAAAAGATGTACTTTTTTTAGAAGTGAAACAACTTAGAATGTGCAATGTCAATCTCCTAAAACAATAGCTCTAATGCATTCTGATTTGAACAAAAGAAAGTCATTTATTGACGTAAAGCTGGGTAAGGATTTCTTACATGAAGATGCAACAACATCTGTGATAAAAGCATCAGTAAAatgcagtttatttaaaaaaaaaaaaaaatcaactaaaaatATATTCTCAACTCAAATGTTTCCTTGCATTTCTTACAGTGATGAAACGATATGATGACTATGTCGAATCTGTAGCTTCTTCACACTTCGGTCTCTTTGGAGCTGGTTCTTCTGATGGCTCTGTGGATAAACACAATCTGATTAGAATCGAATCGTGGACGACTTTATCGTCCATTACTTTGGAAAATAGTCTTTGACCCATCTGGTGGtacattaaaacattcacacacagcacTTACAGCACTAGTGATGGTATGAATACTTGCAGTCAGGAATGCAACAAggttattttctttatctaatTGTCTGCTGATTATTGAGTAGTAAATCAATATATTGGAATGTCAGAACAATGCAAGACTCTCATCACAATCTCCCAGAGCGGAAGATGAAATTTTGAATtacttgttttttcttaaatttcaaaacaaaaaggtcttCAAATTTTTCATCAGGTATGAAAGTGAACTGaaatttgagaagctggaaacaaaacatttgccatttttgcatgaaagattatcaaaatagttgccaattTTTGTCTgttgattaatttatttaactGTGTCAGCTTTACATTAAGTAGTAAGATAGAATACAAAAGATAAACAgcaagtaaaacaaacaaagaattgAGCCACCCAATTACCTGTCtgataaatgaattaatgactTTCTACCAGGTTCCTTGGTAATCATCCTAAACTTTTTAGTAATTCTTCTTACCTGTCTGGTCATGATCCTTGCTGAAGAGGACCTCTTTAGGGACTGTGAATCTCACACAAAACATATCCTTGTTTGGCGCTACATTTCGCACAAAATGCACAGAACACTGGTTCTCCAGAGGGAATCCAATGCTGTCAGAAGCCCTCTTCACCACATCGGTCTCAGGGTTGTCATCTTTAGAGAAGCAGTAACAGTGCACTATGGGTAGGTTCTCATCACAGGGAGGCTCCTGGTGCAGCAGGCCCCTGAATGCATCCAGGAATTCCAGTGCCAAAGCAGGCAGGTTCATCACTACATGAACGCCAGCGGTTCCCTTCAGCAGCGCAAGCAGCTCCTGCTTCACAGGTCCCTGGATGAACACTCGCCCATCTAGGTTAAAACTCCTGACTTTCTTCTCCACTTTGTTCAGTTTGCAATTGTGCTGCAGCCATCGGTAGGACTCAGGGTTGAGATCGTTGGCCAAAACCTTGGCGCCTGAGCGAGCGGCTGGGATGGCGAAGGGTCCGACGCCAGCAAACACATCGAACACAGTCTCACCAGGTTTAATGAGTTGCACCACACGCTGGTGTTCTGTGCTCAGCCGAGGGTTCCAGTACACACGAGAGAAATCAAACTCGTAGTTCACCCCATTTTCtttcacctgcagcacagatgaaGGAAATTATATCAACTGTCAGTTAATTATCTGATTAAATGTGAGCTACATATACAGGCTACAACTTTTGTTGCACAGTCCTGTGATGTATAATGATAAGTAAACTGAAGCGCCTTTTGATTCAACTTCataatgctgtgtgtgtatatttaacacaaaataacagcacatttgTGACTTACTTTCGCGACCATGTTCTCCTCTCCAGCAAGCACCTCCATCTTGAAGTTGCGGTAAGTCGAGTCAATCATGTTTGTCTTGTTGACCACACAGGTAACACCAGGGTTTTTGTCCATGATGACTTGACCTATGATGGAAGCAGTCACAAAATCTGTATTAAATATGACTTCCTCAATCTGAAGTCCTTTCTAGGTTAAACCATGATCCAGAAAATGTTCACCTTTGTAAgaattaagaataaaaaaaaatactttgactGCAGTGTAACATCTGTGTTTATACAAAAAgtcataataaaaataatgtaataaagcTGCAGCTTGTACATTATTCTGTAATTTATGTGAAAATGGTCATCAAGAGTCTAAACCCAGACTGGGAGGCACTGATCAAATGTATTTCACCCTTGATTCAATCACATGAGAGTAGGTCACAATTTAGATGATTTGGCTATTTGTTAAAGAAGACCTGGGACACTGTAACGCTTCAACACCGGAGTTGCACTTTACCATTGTTTCCCTTATGTAATTATCTGCCCATTATTTGGGGTAAATAACTTCCCAGATCTAATTTCCCAGAGCTCATAACAATGTCCTCAAATTACTTATTTTTAGCCGACCAATATTtaaaaactcaaagactcttcTTTATCTCTTCATAGATAACAAAGAGCCAGCAAATATAAGGACAATCAATTATCATAATTAATTGTCTTTCAATTGACTAAccaattaatcaactaatcactGCAGCTATTCAACACAACCAAATTAACCTCATGGCTTTTAATCAAAAGATAAAAACCTTGCACATCAAAGTAACATTGTGGCACAGTTGTGTGAAAactctctgcagctttgaagGTTACGAGATGAAACTCAACATGTTAAACATTAACCACAAGATGTATTTTTCAAAGACACAACTTTGAAAGCTTTGCAGTCGCTTATAGCAACCACATCTGAATCAGATTTATATATGGACAGgtgaagaattaaaaaaaacaaaaaaaacaactcagattgatggagaaacacaacaattctgtgtgtgactttgtaCTGCAATCCTTCTGTTGCATTATC is a window from the Acanthopagrus latus isolate v.2019 chromosome 16, fAcaLat1.1, whole genome shotgun sequence genome containing:
- the trmt5 gene encoding tRNA (guanine(37)-N1)-methyltransferase — protein: MTWIKRAGDRRMLRLLSRVFPPLQTQGKAVAVYRRLCSAATLPVSACSGSAVKFIMEPKLYRPPPEVRGMTSLDKEAFTQTITVPALRVPTGVLNKVVKSLKKSAIQCPGIPRVVQDKEESSDFRLVLLDPHKVSSAASFSEAEAEALRSFSVPEELQHYELQLTYHNLKTEEVLEAVLPQGQDVTSSFSRVGHIAHMNLRDHQLPYKSLIGQVIMDKNPGVTCVVNKTNMIDSTYRNFKMEVLAGEENMVAKVKENGVNYEFDFSRVYWNPRLSTEHQRVVQLIKPGETVFDVFAGVGPFAIPAARSGAKVLANDLNPESYRWLQHNCKLNKVEKKVRSFNLDGRVFIQGPVKQELLALLKGTAGVHVVMNLPALALEFLDAFRGLLHQEPPCDENLPIVHCYCFSKDDNPETDVVKRASDSIGFPLENQCSVHFVRNVAPNKDMFCVRFTVPKEVLFSKDHDQTEPSEEPAPKRPKCEEATDST